A section of the Symphalangus syndactylus isolate Jambi chromosome 19, NHGRI_mSymSyn1-v2.1_pri, whole genome shotgun sequence genome encodes:
- the ATF3 gene encoding cyclic AMP-dependent transcription factor ATF-3 isoform X3 → MMLQHPGQVSASEVSASAIVPCLSPPGSLMFEDFANLTPFVKEELRFAIQNKHLCHRMSSALETVTVSDRPLGVSITKAEVAPEEDERKKRRRERNKIAAAKCRNKKKEKTECLQKLPRPFWVQKTCIWAVDSCK, encoded by the exons ATGATGCTTCAACACCCAGGCCAGGTCTCTGCCTCGGAAGTGAGTGCTTCTGCCATCGTCCCCTGCCTGTCCCCTCCTGGGTCACTGATGTTTGAGGATTTTGCTAACCTGACGCCCTTTGTCAAGGAAGAGCTGAGGTTTGCCATCCAGAACAAGCACCTCTGCCACCGGATGTCCTCTGCACTGGAGACAGTCACTGTCAGCGACAGACCCCTCGGGGTGTCCATCACAAAAGCCGAG GTAGCCCCTGaagaagatgaaaggaaaaagaggCGACGAGAAAGAAATAAGATTGCAGCAGCAAAGTGCCGAaacaagaagaaggagaagacgGAGTGCCTGCAGAAA CTCCCAAGGCCTTTTTGGGTCCAGAAGACCTGCATATGGGCTGTTGACTCATGCAAATGA
- the ATF3 gene encoding cyclic AMP-dependent transcription factor ATF-3 isoform X2, whose translation MMLQHPGQVSASEEELRFAIQNKHLCHRMSSALETVTVSDRPLGVSITKAEVAPEEDERKKRRRERNKIAAAKCRNKKKEKTECLQKESEKLESVNAELKAQIEELKNEKQHLIYMLNLHRPTCIVRAQNGRTPEDERNLFIQQIKEGTLQS comes from the exons ATGATGCTTCAACACCCAGGCCAGGTCTCTGCCTCGGAA GAAGAGCTGAGGTTTGCCATCCAGAACAAGCACCTCTGCCACCGGATGTCCTCTGCACTGGAGACAGTCACTGTCAGCGACAGACCCCTCGGGGTGTCCATCACAAAAGCCGAG GTAGCCCCTGaagaagatgaaaggaaaaagaggCGACGAGAAAGAAATAAGATTGCAGCAGCAAAGTGCCGAaacaagaagaaggagaagacgGAGTGCCTGCAGAAA GAGTCGGAGAAGCTGGAAAGTGTGAATGCTGAACTGAAGGCTCAGATTGAGGAGCTCAAGAATGAGAAGCAGCATTTGATATACATGCTCAACCTCCATCGGCCCACATGTATTGTCCGGGCTCAGAATGGGCGGACTCCAGAAGATGAGAGAAACCTCTTTATCCAACAGATAAAAGAAGGAACATTGCAGAGCTAA
- the ATF3 gene encoding cyclic AMP-dependent transcription factor ATF-3 isoform X1, producing MMLQHPGQVSASEVSASAIVPCLSPPGSLMFEDFANLTPFVKEELRFAIQNKHLCHRMSSALETVTVSDRPLGVSITKAEVAPEEDERKKRRRERNKIAAAKCRNKKKEKTECLQKESEKLESVNAELKAQIEELKNEKQHLIYMLNLHRPTCIVRAQNGRTPEDERNLFIQQIKEGTLQS from the exons ATGATGCTTCAACACCCAGGCCAGGTCTCTGCCTCGGAAGTGAGTGCTTCTGCCATCGTCCCCTGCCTGTCCCCTCCTGGGTCACTGATGTTTGAGGATTTTGCTAACCTGACGCCCTTTGTCAAGGAAGAGCTGAGGTTTGCCATCCAGAACAAGCACCTCTGCCACCGGATGTCCTCTGCACTGGAGACAGTCACTGTCAGCGACAGACCCCTCGGGGTGTCCATCACAAAAGCCGAG GTAGCCCCTGaagaagatgaaaggaaaaagaggCGACGAGAAAGAAATAAGATTGCAGCAGCAAAGTGCCGAaacaagaagaaggagaagacgGAGTGCCTGCAGAAA GAGTCGGAGAAGCTGGAAAGTGTGAATGCTGAACTGAAGGCTCAGATTGAGGAGCTCAAGAATGAGAAGCAGCATTTGATATACATGCTCAACCTCCATCGGCCCACATGTATTGTCCGGGCTCAGAATGGGCGGACTCCAGAAGATGAGAGAAACCTCTTTATCCAACAGATAAAAGAAGGAACATTGCAGAGCTAA